The Urocitellus parryii isolate mUroPar1 chromosome 6, mUroPar1.hap1, whole genome shotgun sequence genome includes a window with the following:
- the Lins1 gene encoding protein Lines homolog 1, whose translation MLDIKMKTFCEVLEQLYKKVLSGTILEDDSHDYVFYLNPALSNQDCSAASSLEWLNTDAVPGQHQLPSIRVSTIPEAPVCVKRHSQMSDAQEMMLLQLTVIKVMVTRILSVETEIHAKEKYRDVIKILLQSNEIDSKLICMFQNSDKLLSHMAAKCLALLLYFQLREKIMLSNSWIAFCQKNLSGYSESDEAIHCLWTLTAVMKEIFKDTCSEKAEILKQFLTPFDTTLEVFYDSLFVQHFKNCQKLSRIINSLVCFLELLELLIASRIYLKLHCKSQRILFLKPSCVLDVLTWPIQAFVKRKLIIFIKKCLLYKVGEDLCRGSVPAMISPDHHLDTDMLALANAVLQAVHLGLLKTLSVHRKPSCFGGDEVQPGCAYLCGPDHVILRAASLITMKSLEIKFQSDTSTNEMKVDLHRFMSELLTFLKPHLQPSLQLHNPCEWLSRVFIEQDDDMLEAAKASMGIYLKLTRECEATKRLTQEKEMWIRHTHENGYNPHCIFLFFLKNIGFDSTVLLDFLISSETCFLEYFVRYLKLLQKDWDNFFTICEFFDASESQYGINICGCVSSLVQDRSTNSILPHHLTAPNSHKKGHAWVTRASGDSSEPLNQVVISKETHTMGDHSLSSPQASHSLVDYEDSDDSEAESTDQCLVKSEQTSLHQEAIKKIQDPAALSRDKKEFNHEPQSWPLIAKESTTSFIDCEAAPNNTVSEARIFYRIIKCFKELQDAICRLQKRNLFPYNPAALLKLLKGTEALCSKSVSPL comes from the exons ATGTTGGATATCAAAATGAAAACCTTCTGTGAAGTTTTAGAACAGTTATACAAAAAAGTACTTTCTGGAACCATACTTGAAGATGACAGCCATGATTATGTCTTTTACCTCAACCCAGCACTTTCAAACCAAGATTGCTCAGCAGCCAGTTCCTTAGAATGGCTGAACACCGATGCTGTGCCGGGCCAGCATCAGCTGCCCTCCATCAGGGTGTCTACCATTCCTGAAGCACCTGTTTGTGTGAAGAGACACTCTCAGATGAGCGATGCCCAAGAGATGATGCTCCTTCAGTTAACTGTGATCAAAGTGATGGTAACCAGGATATTGTCTGTTGAAACTGAGATCCATGCAAAAGAGAAATACAGAGATGTAATTAAAATTCTTTTGCAATCAAATGAAATTGATTCTAAATTG ATCTGCATGTTCCAAAATTCAGACAAATTGTTGTCTCACATGGCCGCAAAGTGCCTTGCGTTGCTTCTGTATTTCCAGTTGAGAGAAAAG aTAATGTTAAGTAATTCATGGATTGCTTTTTGCCAAAAAAATCTTTCTGGATATTCTGAGAGTGATGAAGCAATACATTGTCTCTGGACTCTTACAGCGGTaatgaaagaaatctttaaaGATACGTGTTCAGAAAAAGCAG AAATTTTAAAGCAGTTCCTGACTCCTTTTGATACTACTCTTGAAGTGTTCTATGATTCCTTATTCgttcagcattttaaaaactgtcaGAAACTTTCTAGAATAATAAACAGCTTGGTATGTTTCCTGGAATTGCTCGAACTTCTCATAGCCTCCAGAATCTACCTGAAGTTACATTGCAAGAGccaaaggattttatttttgaaacctTCTTGTGTGCTAGATGTTCTTACCTGGCCTATTCAGGCTTTTGTCAAAAGAAAGTTGATCATTTTCATCAAAAAGTGCCTTCTCTATAAAGTGGGCGAAGACCTCTGTCGTGGCTCTGTTCCTGCCATGATATCGCCAGATCATCACTTAGACACAGACATGTTGGCTTTAGCTAATGCTGTTTTGCAAGCTGTGCATCTTGGGTTGTTGAAGACATTGTCTGTTCATAGAAAACCTTCCTGCTTTGGAGGTGATGAAGTTCAGCCTGGATGTGCATATCTCTGTGGTCCAGATCATGTGATCCTTAGAGCAGCAAGTTTAATTACAATGAAATCCTTAGAAATCAAATTTCAAAGTGATACCtcaacaaatgaaatgaaag TTGATTTACACAGGTTCATGTCTGAGTTACTGACCTTCTTAAAGCCTCACCTTCAGCCCTCACTGCAACTACATAATCCATGTGAATGGCTGTCCAGGGTATTCATAGAACAAGACGATGACATGCTGGAGGCTGCCAAGGCATCAATGGGCATTTACCTAAAGTTGACCAG AGAATGTGAGGCTACGAAAAGGTTGAcccaagaaaaggaaatgtgGATCCGTCACACCCATGAAAATGGTTATAATCCTCActgtattttcttattcttcctaAAAAATATAGGATTTGATTCTACAGTTCTTCTTGACTTTTTGATTTCATCAGAAACctgttttcttgaatattttgttaGGTATTTAAAATTACTGCAAAAAGACTGGGATAATTTTTTCACTATCTGTGAGTTCTTTGATGCATCTGAATCTCAATATGGCATAAATATTTGTGGTTGTGTCTCCTCACTAGTCCAAGACAGAAGCACCAACTCCATACTGCCTCATCATTTGACTGCTCCTAATAGTCACAAAAAGGGACACGCTTGGGTCACCAGGGCTTCTGGTGATTCTTCTGAACCACTGAACCAGGTTGTGATATCCAAGGAAACCCATACCATGGGGGATCATAGTCTGTCTTCCCCCCAGGCGTCTCACAGTCTGGTAGATTATGAAGACTCTGATGATTCTGAAGCAGAATCCACAGACCAGTGTTTAGTAAAAAGTGAACAAACATCTTTACACCAAGAAGCAATTAAGAAAATTCAGGACCCAGCTGCGTTAAGCAGGGATAAAAAGGAATTTAACCATGAGCCTCAATCATGGCCTCTGATTGCAAAGGAATCTACTACTTCCTTCATTGATTGTGAAGCAGCCCCAAATAACACTGTCTCCGAAGCaagaatattttatagaataataaaatgcTTCAAAGAGCTACAAGATGCCATTTGCCGTTTGCAAAAGAGAAATCTCTTCCCATATAATCCAGCTGCACTTTTGAAGTTGCTAAAAGGTACAGAGGCACTCTGTAGTAAAAGTGTGAGCCCTTTGTGA